CCGCCCTGATCAGCAACGCCATTGTCGATCAGCTCGGTCGCGAGTCGGTGCAGCAGAGCGTCGAGGGCTTTTTAGAAAACCGTATGACCTATGTTATCTATCAGCGCCCCCTTGGCCAATTGAGTCGCTACCTGCCCAGCGATGGTCGTGAAGAACTGGCCGTCGGCCTGTTCGATCAGCTGGTGGTGCTGTTGAAGAAGGAGATCCCACCCTTGGTGGAAACCCTCAACATCTGCCAGATCGTCGAGGATAAGGTCAACTCACTGGACATCCTCAAGGTGGAAGGATTGCTCATGGGCATCATGAAGGAGCAGTTCAAGTATATCAACCTGTTCGGGGCCCTGCTCGGTCTGCTGATCGGTTTGCTCAACCTGTTGCTGTTGCGGATGTAACTGGGAACTGTTTATTTATCCCGTGCTTAGCAGCGCAAATTTCAGCGTAAACGACTGAAAAGAGCGCGAAGCCCAGGAGTCGCTTTTGCGCCACTTTTGTCGACGCAAAAGCGGTACGATGTGTGGGCGCGGAAGCCCACGTCACGTGCGTACCTAAAAATGCAAACAGATGGCGTTCGCCAAAGCAATCCGTTTCGAAATGCGACCCCCAGAAACAAACGCAGAGAGACACAAAACCTTTTACTCGGCATCTCCAGCCCGCAACTGCATCCCCACCCAACGCTTGGCAAACTGGTAAGCGGTACGGCCACAACGTTTGCTTTTGTCATGCGACCAGCGAATCGCCGCGGCTTCTACCTCGGCATCCCATGGCAATTGCCGTTCATAGTCCTGACACAACCGCTCAATGCATTGGCGCACCACATTGAGATATTGGTCCTGGCTGAATGAATCGAACGACACCCACAGCCCGAAACGATCCGACAAGGAGTTTTTCTCTTCGATGGTCTCCGAAGCACGCACCTCACCACCTTTGATATGGTTGCCGATATTGTCAAAATCGTACTGCGGGATCAGGTAACGACGGTTGGAGGTGACATAGATCAGGCAATTGGCCGGCGCCGCATAGACCGCGCCATCGAGAACACTTTTGAGAATTTTGTAGCCTTTTTCACCCACCTCAAACGACAGGTCATCACAGAACAAGATAAATCGGTAGGGCTGCTGCTTAATCTGGGCAAAAATATCCGGCAGGTGATGCAGGTCGTCTTTGTCCACCTGAACGATGCGCAACCCCAAGGACGCATAGCTGTTGAGCAACGCCCGCACCAACGACGACTTGCCGGTGCCACGCGCGCCCCACAACAAAATATTATTGGCCGGATAGCCGTCGATAAATTGACGGGTATTGTCAGCAACCATCTGTTTTTGTTCGTCAATACCAAGCAGATCGTCCAGGGTTGTGCCTTCGGTTTCAGGCATCGCCTCCAGTGTTCCCGAGACCGAATGACTGCGCCACGCCGCTGCCAGAGTGGTGCCCCAATCGACAACATCCACCGGTTGCGGCAGCATCTGCTCCACAGCGCTAAGCACACGTTTAAGTTGTTCTTTCAATTCCTGATCGAGTTCCATAATCCCCCCTCTATGCACTGCATTCAAAAGCTGTTTGCTATTTTTTAAGGCACCCCTGCCTGATTATTAATCACATCAGAAACAATTCTTTCGCCACTGTACTCCGCCTAGCGCCTGATTTTCAATAAGTTACCGCTATTTTCCTCCACATGGCACAACGGTTGCTGTTACTGGACAGGTTGGCAATGGTGCCAACGTCCCTTGTCCGCAGACAAGGAAAACAACGATGTTTTGATTTATTCGAGGAGGAATAAATGTTGCGCTATGCCTGCCGCATGGTGCCAGGGCTCCTTTTTGCCCCGGCCACCTGCCTGGCCGCGGAAACCACCTGTGATTCAGGTACCACAGCGTGGATGATGATCTCCGTGGCTCTTGTTCTGTTGATGATTCCCGGTCTCGCCATGTTTTATGGCGGTCTTGTCCGTACCAAAAACGTTCTCTCCACCATGATGCACAGCTATGTCGCCCTGGCGATCATCGGTGTCTTGTGGGTGGCCGTCGGTTATTCTCTGACCTTCGGCAAAAGCATCCTCGGCGGCTTTGTCGGCTGGAACCCTGACTACTTTTTCCTCAGTGGCATTGACAGCACCATTACTGACGGCATTCCGGAATACATTACCGCCATGTTCCAGGGCAAATTTGCCATTATTACCCCGGCCCTGATCAGCGGCGCCATTGCCGAGCGCGTGTATATGCGTGGTTATGCCGCATTTATCGCCCTGTGGTTTCTGCTGGTCTATTGCCCGCTGTGTCATTGGATCTGGGCACCGGACGGCTGGCTGTTCAACTACGGTGCCGCCGGTGTTGTTGACCTGGCCGGCGGTCTGGTTATTCACGTCTCTGCCGGGGCCAGCGCTCTCGTCGCTGCCATCTACCTCGGCCCGCGCAAAGGGTTCCCCACCAAGCCGATGCAACCCAACAATCTGGTCATGACCATGATGGGGGCCGGCCTGCTGTGGGTTGGCTGGTTCGGCTTCAACGCCGGTTCTACCCTGCAGAGCGGCCTCGATACCGCGCGCGCCCTGACCATGACGCAAATTTCTGCGGCCAGTGGCGCGTTGACCTGGCTGATCATTGAAGCCCTGACCTTCCGCAAAGCCACGGCCTTGGGTTTTGTCTCCGGTATTCTCGCCGGTCTGGTGGTCATCACGCCGGCGGCAGCGGTTGTCCAACCCGTTGGCGCGCTGACTCTGGGAGCCTGTTCATCCATCCTGTGCTACTACGCGCTGGGGATGAAGATGAAACTCGGCTACGATGACAGCCTCGACTGCTTCGGCATTCACGGTGTCGGCAGTGGTCTTGGCGTGCTGCTGCTGTGCTTCTTCATCCGCGACAGCTGGATGACTGATGCGGCTGCGGCTGCCGGTGGCAGCTGGACGGCATTTGATCAGCTCGGAGTTCAGCTAGTCGGCATGGGCGCGACAATTGCCCTGGCTGTTGTGGTGACATTGGCCCTGTGCTTTGCCATTGAAAAGACGATTGGTTTTCGCGTCGATGAACAAAGCGAGACAGAAGGCCTTGACCAGACCCTGCATGGGGAGAATGGTTATGGTCTGAGTGATTCGTCGATTAACGGTTAAGGCAAGAGAAATTTGGTCAATTTAAAGGCGGCTCAGGATTCTGAGTCGCCTTTTTAGCTCTAAACGTATTTAAAAACCGGCTGAAAAACCACGTCACGTGCGCACTAAATTACGTCAAAGGATGAAACTCGCCGAAGAAAATCAGCGCTACTCCATCCCAGCCACAAAATTAAACGGCGATGTATGCGGCAGGTCGCGACGCTGACGGAAACTCTCCAAGACCTTTTTTCCCTGTGGGCTGAATGCACCCAGGTGGGAAATATCGACCAGAAAACCACTGCAGCCCATCTCGTACAGCTGCGGCAATACTCCACACAGTGAAAAATCATTGTCCGAACGCAACACGGTTAACCCACCTTTGGACACCACCTGATAGCCGTCACCGCGATCGGACAACAAGGGTTGGCCCCCCTTGAGACCCGGGATGCGAATACGTGATGTAATCAGGGGAACCGAACCATACACCATGGCGTACAGCGCATGAGAACCGCGCCGTTGCAACAACTGCTTCATGTTGTCCGCATCATCTTCAATGTACAGTTCATTACTCACCGTCCCCAATTCCTGCCACGCCTGCATGGCTTCACTGTTGAGACAAAACAACCGGTAGCTGGCTTCAAGATGTACATCGGAAAACTTTTTGAACAACTCAAAGTGGCTGAGATTGGTGAGACGAAACTGATTGAATCCCGCCTGAATCAGATGGGAAACCGCTTTCTGGTAAGTGGTCCACTCCTGATCGAAAATCACAAACGGCAGATCCCACACCACACCGCGCCGTTGCCGCTCTCCCACCTTCCACGGTCGATGCAGCACCGCCGAGGTCAACGGCACCAGAATGCGATCGATATCCGGATTGTCCAGTGCCCGCATCTCACGGATATCTTTGATGGCCACCGTTAATTCCTGAGCGACTGAGGTGTGGGCCGCCTGTGGTGCCAGCAAACTGTCCAGTGCGGCCTGACGTTGCTGTGCGTGGTGTTTTTTAGCGGAATGTTCCACATCGCGTTGGAGGTGCTGATAAAAGTCACGCCGCACTTCCTTGAGCCGCTTGGGCGGAATGATCATGTCGGGCAAGGTCCCGGTGGTAAACGTCGCCAGTTCAAACGGTGCGTCGCCACATTGACGGAACACCTGCTCCAGAGTCTCTTCGGACAGCGGGCTCTGCTTGGCCGCAAACAGATCCACGTCGTAGGAGGCATTGAGCCGCACCGGGCCGACCTCGGCGTGGAGAATCAATTGCTGGTTGCCTTCAACCACATCCACAGCCAGCGTGAGTGGATGGCGGGTCGTTCCCACCTGCTGCAGACGACGCCGACAGGCGGCATCACTCATGGCAAAGGCTTTCTGCGATGAGACCTTGAACACCGCGTCTCCCGGCTTGAAACGCCCCTTGAACGTATGACTGACACAGGCAGCGCCGGCAGCGAGTTTATTGACCGGCTTGCGACCGGCCCACAACTGCTTGATGGTGAAAGCGGTGCCCACTTTATCGCTGCCGGGTTGGATGCGAATCCGATCACCGAGATTGAGTGCGTCGCGACTTTTGAAGAACAATTTGTTGTCCGTTGCCCGGGTCACTTCACCGAGAAATCGTCCGGTGGAACCGCGTAAGGCCGGGGTCGCCATATCAGAGGGCTGGCGCCCGGCGAGAAACCCTTTGGTCGGCGTCCGACCAAAGGATTGTTTGAGCAGCTTGCGCGCCTCATCAATCGCCGCCTGCCGCTCTTTGCCCCTGGCATCCATCACCATCCGGTAGGCCTGAACGACGTTGGAGACATATTCGGCGCTCTTCATGCGGCCTTCAATCTTGAAGCTCGACACACCGGCATCCTGCAATGCCGGCAACAACTCAATTGCGGACAGATCATTGGGGGAAAAATAGTAGCCGTCTTTGCCGCGCTGGGTATAGCGACGTCGACACGGTTGGGTACAGCGGCCTCGATTACCGCTCTTGCCGCCGAGATAGGAAGAAAAATAGCACTGGCCGGAAAAACAGAAGCACAGGGCTCCATGGATGAAATGTTCCAGATCCAGGCGGGTCTGCGAGCGGATATGCTCTATTTCGGGCAGGGTCAGCTCGCGCGCCAGGACACCGCGACTGAAGCCCATTTTTTCCAGTTGCTTGACGCCTGCGGCATTATGCACCGTCATCTGGGTAGAGGCATGCAGCTCCAGATCGGGAAAGTGGTGACGCGCCATGCGCCACACCCCGAGGTCCTGAAGAATCACCGCATCAACTCCGGCTTGTTCCACTCCCGCCAGGGTATCAATCAGATCAGGCAGCTCCTGCTCCTTGACCAGGGTATTGATGGTCACAAACAGTTTGCGGTCACGCTGATGCACATAGTGCGTCATGGCCGCGATATCCTGAAACGAAAAGTTTTTGGCTTTGGCTCGCGCCGAAAAGGATTGCAACCCACAATAGACGGCATCGGCACCGGCTTCCATGGCGGCAAAAAAGGCCTCCAGGCTTCCGGCCGGGGCCAACAACTCCGCTTGGAGAGTTTCTTGTTTTTTTGAGGGTTGTTTCACGTGGGTTCTCCGATCAGCATCAGGATTTGAAATGGGAGCCCTCTCCCGGATATGTGACAAAGGGGGCTTTTGGCTCTGCTGAATTAGCATACCACCATCTGTTGCGAGACGCAGCAGCGATCATATTCAACAAAAAAGCGCTCCTGCATGTGCAGGAGCGCTTTGAATCCAGCAATAATCTGGACGGATTACATCATGCCGCCCATACCGCCCATACCGCCCATACCGCCAGGCATTGCAGGCATGGTACCTTCATCACTCGGCTGTTCGGCGATGCAGGCCTCGGTAGTCAGCATCAGGCCGGACACAGAGGCTGCATTTTGCAGAGCACTGCGAGTGACCTTGGTCGGATCGAGAATACCGGCTTCGAGCAGATCAACATACTGATCAGTGGCCGCATTGAGGCCGAAGGCGCCTTCACCGTTTTTGACTTTATCAACAACGATGGAACCTTCCAGGCCGGCGTTGGCCGAGATCTGACGCAGCGGCTCTTCCAGAGCACGCTTGACAATCTGCACACCAAACTGCTGCTCGCCTTCAATCTCTAAAGTCTCAACCGCTTTGATGCAACGGATCAGAGCCACACCACCACCAGGGACGATACCTTCTTCAACGGCAGCGCGGGTCGCATGCAGGGCATCTTCAACGCGGGCTTTTTTCTCTTTCATCTCGGTTTCAGTGGCGGCACCGACTTTAACGACGGCAACACCGCCAACCAGTTTGGCCAGACGCTCTTGCAGTTTTTCACGATCATACTCGCTGCTGGTTTCTTCGATCTGAGCGCGAATAACCTTAACGCGGGACTGAATGTCCGCCTCGCTACCGGCACCGTCAACGATGGTGGTGTTGTCTTTGTCAACAACCACGCGTTTCGCCGTACCCAGCATATCTTCCGTCGCGTTTTCCAGTTTGAAACCCATCTCCTCGGAGATCACCTGACCACCGGTGAGAATAGCAATATCTTCGAGCATGGCCTTGCGGCGATCACCAAAGCCGGGAGCTTTAACGGCGCAGACGTTGATGGTGCCACGCAGCTTGTTGACGACCAGAGTGGCCAGCGCTTCACCATCGACGTCCTCAGCAATAATCATCAGCGGCTTGCCCATTTTGGCCACCGGCTCGAGGATCGGCAGCAGCTCACGCATGTTGGAGATCTTCTTGTCGTAGATCAGGATCATCGGATCATCCATAGCCGCTTCCATACGCTCGGAATCGGACACGAAATAAGGAGACAGGTAACCACGGTCAAACTGCATCCCTTCAACGGTCTCCAGAGAGGTTTCCATGGCTTTGGCTTCCTCAACGGTGATGACGCCCTCTTTACCGACTTTGTCCATGGCCTCGGCCAGGATGTTGCCGATGGTGTCATCGCTGTTGGCGGAAATCGTACCAACCTGGGCGATCTCTTTGTGGTTGGCGATGGGCTGGGACAGCTCACGCAGAGAGGCAACCGCCGCTTCGACAGCCTTGTCGATGCCGCGCTTGATTTCCATGGGGTTGTGACCGGCAGTCACCAATTTGACGCCTTCACGGTAGATGGCCTGAGCCAGAACCGTTGCCGTGGTGGTGCCGTCACCGGCGATGTCGGAGGTTTTGGAAGCAACTTCTTTCACCAGTTGTGCACCCATGTTTTCGAATTTGTCTTCCAGCTCGATCTCGCGGGCAACGGAAACGCCGTCCTTGGTAATCAGCGGAGCACCGAACGATTTGTCGATAACAACGTTGCGGCCTTTAGGACCGAGGGTGACCTTAACGGTGTTCGCGAGCATATTAACACCGGCCAGAATACTGGCGCGGGCTTCTTCAGAAAATTTGATCTCTTTTGCAGCCATGGTTTAAGAACTCCTGTTCAATAAATTCAGGGTTAATTGCAAGAAACGGAATACCTTACTTTTCGAGCACGCCGAGGATATCGTCCTCGCGCATCATCAGATAAGGCTTGCCATCGACCTTGATCTCGCTGCCGGCATATTTGCCGAACAGAACGCGGTCACCGACTTTGACGTCCATGCCGAGAACTTTACCTTCAGAGGTGACTTTGCCCTTGCCGGCTGCGACAACAACGCCTTCCTGAGGCTTTTCCTTGGAAGCGGTGTCGGGGATGATGATTCCGCCGGCTGTGGTGGTTTCTTCTTCAACGCACTCAACAATGAGGCGATCCTGCAGAGGTCTGATGTTCATGCACTGTCTCCTTTGTGAATGAAATAATGAGCGGCACAAGGCCTTAAATTCATAAAATATCTGGTTGAGCCTACCATTAGCACTCAACAAAAGGGAGTGCTAACAGCAGGGCTAAATATAAACAGTGAGGTCAGAAAGTCAAGGGGTATCTCGGCAAAAAAATAGCAGAAAAATGCACCTGTTGTTGCGTCATGGCCCGACAAGCGCTTGACAGCCCCCAGCCCCCATGCTAAACCACTGAAATCTCCTCGAAAGAGGTGATATTTCGCTCACTTGCATCATCAACAGGCCGCACACGGAAAAGGCGACCACCGCCACAGAAAGGACCATCATGGCGAAAAAACTGTTTATTCCCGGCCCGGTAGAAGTCAGCAACGATGTGTTTGCCGCCATGTCTTCACCGATGATCGGCCACCGCATGCCGGAATATGCCGCGCTGCATCAAAGCGTTACCAGCCAGTTGCAGACTCTGCTCAACACCAAAGATCCGGTATTTCTCTCCACCTCCAGCGCTTTTGGCATCATGGAGGGCGCCGTGCGCAATCTGGTGCAGAAGCGTTGCGCCAACTTCGGCAACGGCGCGTTCAGCACCAAGTGGCATGATGTCACCAAACGCTGCGGTATCCAGGCGGACCTGTTCACGGCCGAATGGGGCCAGCCCATTACGGCCGAAATGGTCGACAAGGCACTGGCCGGCGGCGATTACGACGCCATGACCATGGTTCACAATGAGACATCGACCGGCGTCATGTCACCACTGGCTGAAATTGCCGAGGTGATGAAGAAATACCCCTACGTCTCATTTATCGTTGATACGGTGTCGTCCATGACCGCTGTGCCGATTGACTTCACGGCTCTGGGCATGGATGTGTGTCTCGCCGGTGTTCAGAAGGCATTCGGCCTTCCTCCCGGGCTGGCGGTCTGTGCCGTATCACGCGCGGCCTTGGACAAAGCCAAGGCCACCCCGAATCGCGGTTACTATTTCGATTTTGAAGAATTTGAGAAAAACGATCTCAAGCACAACACCCCGAGCACGCCCTGTATCAGCCTGATCTACGGTCTGGATGCGCAATTAAAGAAAATGTTCGCTGAGGGGCTTGATAATCGCTATCGTCGTCATGCCGAGATGGCGGAAGCCACCCGCAACTGGATCACAGCTCAGGGTTTTGGCCTGTTTGCCGCCGAAGGCTACCGCTCCATGACCCTGACCAGTGGCGCCAACGACGGCCGTACCGACCTTGAGGCATTGAAGAAACGGGTTGGTGAGCGTGGCTACGCCATGGACAACGGGTATGGCAAAATCAAAAACGAAACGTTCCGTATCCCGCATATGGCGGACATGACTCTGGCCGA
This region of uncultured Desulfuromonas sp. genomic DNA includes:
- a CDS encoding ammonium transporter, encoding MLRYACRMVPGLLFAPATCLAAETTCDSGTTAWMMISVALVLLMIPGLAMFYGGLVRTKNVLSTMMHSYVALAIIGVLWVAVGYSLTFGKSILGGFVGWNPDYFFLSGIDSTITDGIPEYITAMFQGKFAIITPALISGAIAERVYMRGYAAFIALWFLLVYCPLCHWIWAPDGWLFNYGAAGVVDLAGGLVIHVSAGASALVAAIYLGPRKGFPTKPMQPNNLVMTMMGAGLLWVGWFGFNAGSTLQSGLDTARALTMTQISAASGALTWLIIEALTFRKATALGFVSGILAGLVVITPAAAVVQPVGALTLGACSSILCYYALGMKMKLGYDDSLDCFGIHGVGSGLGVLLLCFFIRDSWMTDAAAAAGGSWTAFDQLGVQLVGMGATIALAVVVTLALCFAIEKTIGFRVDEQSETEGLDQTLHGENGYGLSDSSING
- a CDS encoding U32 family peptidase codes for the protein MKQPSKKQETLQAELLAPAGSLEAFFAAMEAGADAVYCGLQSFSARAKAKNFSFQDIAAMTHYVHQRDRKLFVTINTLVKEQELPDLIDTLAGVEQAGVDAVILQDLGVWRMARHHFPDLELHASTQMTVHNAAGVKQLEKMGFSRGVLARELTLPEIEHIRSQTRLDLEHFIHGALCFCFSGQCYFSSYLGGKSGNRGRCTQPCRRRYTQRGKDGYYFSPNDLSAIELLPALQDAGVSSFKIEGRMKSAEYVSNVVQAYRMVMDARGKERQAAIDEARKLLKQSFGRTPTKGFLAGRQPSDMATPALRGSTGRFLGEVTRATDNKLFFKSRDALNLGDRIRIQPGSDKVGTAFTIKQLWAGRKPVNKLAAGAACVSHTFKGRFKPGDAVFKVSSQKAFAMSDAACRRRLQQVGTTRHPLTLAVDVVEGNQQLILHAEVGPVRLNASYDVDLFAAKQSPLSEETLEQVFRQCGDAPFELATFTTGTLPDMIIPPKRLKEVRRDFYQHLQRDVEHSAKKHHAQQRQAALDSLLAPQAAHTSVAQELTVAIKDIREMRALDNPDIDRILVPLTSAVLHRPWKVGERQRRGVVWDLPFVIFDQEWTTYQKAVSHLIQAGFNQFRLTNLSHFELFKKFSDVHLEASYRLFCLNSEAMQAWQELGTVSNELYIEDDADNMKQLLQRRGSHALYAMVYGSVPLITSRIRIPGLKGGQPLLSDRGDGYQVVSKGGLTVLRSDNDFSLCGVLPQLYEMGCSGFLVDISHLGAFSPQGKKVLESFRQRRDLPHTSPFNFVAGME
- a CDS encoding co-chaperone GroES; translation: MNIRPLQDRLIVECVEEETTTAGGIIIPDTASKEKPQEGVVVAAGKGKVTSEGKVLGMDVKVGDRVLFGKYAGSEIKVDGKPYLMMREDDILGVLEK
- the groL gene encoding chaperonin GroEL (60 kDa chaperone family; promotes refolding of misfolded polypeptides especially under stressful conditions; forms two stacked rings of heptamers to form a barrel-shaped 14mer; ends can be capped by GroES; misfolded proteins enter the barrel where they are refolded when GroES binds); translation: MAAKEIKFSEEARASILAGVNMLANTVKVTLGPKGRNVVIDKSFGAPLITKDGVSVAREIELEDKFENMGAQLVKEVASKTSDIAGDGTTTATVLAQAIYREGVKLVTAGHNPMEIKRGIDKAVEAAVASLRELSQPIANHKEIAQVGTISANSDDTIGNILAEAMDKVGKEGVITVEEAKAMETSLETVEGMQFDRGYLSPYFVSDSERMEAAMDDPMILIYDKKISNMRELLPILEPVAKMGKPLMIIAEDVDGEALATLVVNKLRGTINVCAVKAPGFGDRRKAMLEDIAILTGGQVISEEMGFKLENATEDMLGTAKRVVVDKDNTTIVDGAGSEADIQSRVKVIRAQIEETSSEYDREKLQERLAKLVGGVAVVKVGAATETEMKEKKARVEDALHATRAAVEEGIVPGGGVALIRCIKAVETLEIEGEQQFGVQIVKRALEEPLRQISANAGLEGSIVVDKVKNGEGAFGLNAATDQYVDLLEAGILDPTKVTRSALQNAASVSGLMLTTEACIAEQPSDEGTMPAMPGGMGGMGGMGGMM
- a CDS encoding alanine--glyoxylate aminotransferase family protein, encoding MAKKLFIPGPVEVSNDVFAAMSSPMIGHRMPEYAALHQSVTSQLQTLLNTKDPVFLSTSSAFGIMEGAVRNLVQKRCANFGNGAFSTKWHDVTKRCGIQADLFTAEWGQPITAEMVDKALAGGDYDAMTMVHNETSTGVMSPLAEIAEVMKKYPYVSFIVDTVSSMTAVPIDFTALGMDVCLAGVQKAFGLPPGLAVCAVSRAALDKAKATPNRGYYFDFEEFEKNDLKHNTPSTPCISLIYGLDAQLKKMFAEGLDNRYRRHAEMAEATRNWITAQGFGLFAAEGYRSMTLTSGANDGRTDLEALKKRVGERGYAMDNGYGKIKNETFRIPHMADMTLADLQEYFALLEELLPQVRS
- a CDS encoding ATP-binding protein, translated to MELDQELKEQLKRVLSAVEQMLPQPVDVVDWGTTLAAAWRSHSVSGTLEAMPETEGTTLDDLLGIDEQKQMVADNTRQFIDGYPANNILLWGARGTGKSSLVRALLNSYASLGLRIVQVDKDDLHHLPDIFAQIKQQPYRFILFCDDLSFEVGEKGYKILKSVLDGAVYAAPANCLIYVTSNRRYLIPQYDFDNIGNHIKGGEVRASETIEEKNSLSDRFGLWVSFDSFSQDQYLNVVRQCIERLCQDYERQLPWDAEVEAAAIRWSHDKSKRCGRTAYQFAKRWVGMQLRAGDAE